CAACCCCTTTTCTGCCCTGATCCTGGGACCAAAACGTAGCGCCCAAATTAGAACCAAAAGAACCGCCACTTATTGGAATTACTCCGTTTAGTATGTAAAAGTCATGAATGGTTTTTAATACAACTTCTTGGCCACCGTTTCTGTCACCGCCAACAGAAAGCCCAATTCCATGTTTATTCCTTAAAACATCTATATCTTCTGCAAATATTGCCCTACATCTATCCATAATTGTTTTTAACTGCCCGGAAACTGTTCCGTTATAACAAGGACTTCCCAAAATTACTGCATCAGCCCATTTTAATCCATCATAGATTTCTTGCATGCCATCTTTATGAACACAGCCTTTTTTCGTTCTCAAACAGTAATCACAATGTATGCAAAATTCAATTTTCTTTTGAAAAACTGAGATGTATCTAGTTTCGAATCCTTTATCTTTTAAATAATCAAGTGCGTAATTTACAGCAAAATGAGTTCCTTCCTTTCTCGGGCTTCCAGATATTCCAAGGATTTTCATAAAAACACCTATTCATTAAAAAATATTTACGATAATATGTTGATAAGAATTTAAATCCATATTAGTTAATATATTTCTATATAATTTATCTTTTTGTATTGGTTCTGATTTTAAAATGCAAAATTGCGACTATTTTGAACTTGAAACAAATATTTTAAGATATTATTTCCAAGGATCGTACCTTTTCAAAAGTAAGGACAATCCAATAATTGTTATGGAACTCAAAGTCATCGCAAAAGCTGCAAGTTCGGGTTCAAACCTGATATTATATGAATAAAGAGCACCAGCAGCAACAGGGATTAAAATCGAGTTGTATGCAAAAGCCCAGAACAGATTTAATTTGATCTGTTTTAGTACTCGTTTACTCAATTTTACAAATCCTGTAACATATTTCAAATCGTCATTCATTAAAACGACTTCACCGGTTTCAATTGCGATATCAGTTCCACTTCCAACTGCAATTCCAACATCTGCAGTAGAAAGGGCAGGGGCATCATTTATACCATCACCAATAAATTCAACGTAACCTCCTGCGGTTTCCTGAATTGATTTGACAATTTCAGCCTTTTTTTCAGGCAAAACATTTGAAAATACGTGATCTTCTAAAATACCAACTTCTTTTCCAATAACTTTTGCAGTTTTTTCATTGTCTCCCGTAATCATGTAGGATTCAATGCCCATTTCACGCAAATTTTGAATCGTAATTTTCGCATTTTCTTTTATTTTATCAGATATTGCAATTATCCCAATTATTTTATTCTCAAGGGCAACAATTATCACGGTTTTTGCATTTTCCTCTAATCGCGATATTTTTTTGTTATAATCCTCATTTATCGAAAGATTATTTTCTTCCATAAGGCGCCTGTTCCCTATGAAAACCCTCTGATCTTTTAATACCCCAATAACGCCCATTCCCGTAATTGATTCAAATTTTTCAGGTTCTTGAAGTGAAATATTTAATTCATCAGCTTTTTTAACAATTGCAATTGCCAAAGGATGCTCAGAATTTTTTTCGAAGGACCCTGCAATTACTAAGAGTTCTTCTTTAGTGTAATCCGTAATTATTTCATCAACTTCAGGTTCTCCTTTTGTGATGGTTCCAGTTTTATCAAAAATCATACATTTGAGGTTTCCTGCAACATCAAATACTTTACTATCTTTAATCAAAATACCAAGTTCGGCCCCCCTTCCAACACCAACCGTTATTGCGGTAGGTGTGGCAAGTCCAAGAGCACAAGGGCATGCAATTACCATTACAGAAATAAAAGTAGTTACTGCAAGTAATATTCCGCCGTTAAAAAACCAGTATAATGATGAAACAATTGCAATTGTAAATACGAGGGGAATAAAGTAAGAAACTGCTTTATCGGCTAGATTTTGAATACCGGATTTTGAAATCTGGGCATTTTTAACAAGCTGAATTATTTGAGACAATACTGTATCTTTTCCAATCTTTTCAGCGGTTATTTTTAAAATTCCATTTTTATTTATCGTTCCCCCAATTACAGAATCTCCTTTTTTCTTGGGGTTTGGGATCGGTTCACCGGTAATCATTGATTCATCAACATACGAATCTCCATCAAAAACAGTCCCATCAACTGCAATCTTTTCCCCGGGGCGAATAAATATAATATCCCCAACAATAACGTCTTCAATTGGAATTTCAAGTTCTTCATCATTTCTAATAACTTTTGCAGTTTTTACCTGTAAACCCATTAATTTTTTAATCGCTTCGGAGGTTCTACCTTTTGCACGCTCTTCTAAATATCTTCCAAGGGTTAAAAGCGTTGCAAGCATGATTGTTGTATCATAAAACATGAAATTCATTGGAAGAAGTCCGAAAGTTACAAGCAGTGCTGAGACATATGCAACCCCCATTCCAAGGGAGTACATTACGTCCATGTTTAGGGACTTAACTTTAAGCGAATTAAATCCTACTTTAAAAATAGGGAGCGCAATGTATATCAACGGTGGAAGTGACACTAAAAATGCTAAATATGGTTTATATGGAATTTCTAGGTACATCATTGAGAACAGTGCAATTGAAAAAATTGCCCCCACAATTATTTTTTTGAGTTTTTCCTTGAGTTCCACGTCTTTATCCGGTAATTCTTCAACTTCTTCTGCAATTCCAAGGACTTCATAGCCTAAACTTTCAATTTTTATCCCGATATCTTCGATACTAACGATTTTTTCATCAAAATTGATAACTGCACTCTCATCCAGCAAATTTACAGTTATACTTTCAACGCCATCCATCTTCGAGACAGATTTTTCAATTGTTTTTACACAAACTGCACAGGTCATTCCGGAAATTTTCAGTTTTACTTCCATAAGGAATCCCCAAATTTATTAAATTAGTTTTTCTGCAGGGTAGAGTTCAAAAGCTTCATTTTTTAAAATTTTTTCTTCATTTAATATATTTTCATCGTAAGTTATTATTCCCTTTCCATTTTCTAAGTCGATATCAACAGTTATTATTCCTTCAAGTTCACTTAAAAGGTTTTTAATGGTTTTTACACACATCTGACAGCTCATTCCACTTATTTTTAATTTTAATTCTTTCATCCCAATCACCATACAATAAATTTAATTAAAAATAATTATGATTGTGCAAGTATATAACACTCCCATGTAAGTATAATTAAAATAAATGGCGGTAATTTTGGAATTAAAAGTTCAAAAAAGATTAATTATTTGGTTGTATCGCAGATCCAAGTTTTGAATTCTTCGTTTGAATCATCGATAGTTATTTTTAAGATTACTGGAGTTTCAAATGGGTGTATTTCATTAATCATGTCTTTTAAGACATCCCACTTGTTTTCAGCAGTTTTTAAAAATGCTCCAACTTCAGTTTTTATTACAATGTCACCATATTCAAAATAGTGTGCTTCATGTTCTCTTAAATTTGCACAGGCTATCATTTTTTTCTCCAAAAGGTATCCTACGATAGATTTCGCATTTTCAAGGCTTGGAAATGTTGTATAAACTAGTGTCGGTTTACCCATTAGTTATCCCCTCATTTTTTACATTTTCGCAAGTTTTTTTCCAAATTCGTAGCATTTTTTAAGATGTTCTTCATCCGGAACAAATCTGCAAGTTAGGCATTCGTCTTCTACAGGATCAAAAGATAATATGTTGAAAGTATTTTTAATATGTTTTGTAGCACTCTCTGCCCAGCCATAAGAACCAAATGCTACTGCAATTTTTTTATTTGGTTTCAATCCTTCCATATATTTTAAAAATCTGGCAACTTCGGGATATAAATTAATATTGAGCGTAGGAGAACCTACAAGCACATATTTTGCATCCAGAATTTCTGCAATTATTTTACTTATTGGAGTTTCAGATATTTTATAGACTTTAACTTCCACATTACCCTCCATTAGGCCTTCTGCGATTGAAAGACCGATTTTTTCAGTTGATTTGTACATTGTATCGTATACAATTATGGCCTTTTCAGAAACATCGTTCGATGCAAATTCAAGATATTTTTCTTTAATTTTTGAAATATCGTCTTTCCAGATAATGCCGTGAGAAGGACAGATTAAATCAGTTTCAAGAGTATCTACTGTTTTAACCGCATTTGGGATAAGTGTCCTGTAAGGAAGAAGTATATTTGCAAAGTACTCTTTTGCAGAATCTATTGCATAATCGATTTCAAAGTCAAATCGTTCACTTGATGCGATGTGCTGTCCAAATGCATCGTTTGAAAACAGTATTTTATCTTCAGGGCAATATGTTACCATGTTGTCTGGCCAGTGGAGCATCGGAGTTTTAACAAATGTTAAATTTCTATTTCCAATATTTGTTGAATCTCCAGAATCAACGATTATATATTCCCAATCTTTTGTAGTGTAGTGCAATTCCAGATGTTCTTTTGCTTTTGCGTTTGTTATTATTGTAGCTTTTGAAATTTCCATAATTTTTTCTAAAGAACTGCTGTGATCCATTTCAACGTGGTTTACAACGATATAATCTATTTTTTCAGGATCAACTATTTTTTTAATTCTACTGTAAAATTCGTCAAACATGTATTTTTTTACAGTATCTATCAAAACAATATTTTCATCCACAATTAGGTATGAATTGTAGCTGGAACCGTCTTTAGTTTCGTAACCGTGAAATTCTCTGATATTCCAGTCGATTGCCCCTACCCAGTAGACATCTTCTTTTAAAACAACTGCCATAACCACACCCTAAAAAAAGTTAAATAAATTAGAATTCGACAACAGTGTAGCTATTGTCAAGATATTTTTTGAGACTTACATGTCCGTGAAGCTCGTTTTCAAGAGCAATTTTTCCCTTTATGCTTGTAAAAACATCGAACATATGGGAGCATGCTTCACAAGCTACAAAATCATCTTTCAATGCTTCAACATGATCTTTTAACGGATGATCTGCTTTTAAAAGTTCATTGAACCATTTAACAGCTTCTCCTTCAAAGACAATTTTTACTTCGTCTCCTTTTTCTTTCATTTCTTTTGCAAAGAGCAGTGCATGGAATATTATTGGAACGTATGGTTTTCCCCCTTTATCATACGTAAATATCAAAAAACAAGCTTTCATAATTTACCCCCTCTAAAAAAATAATAATTAGTTAAAGTCTGCTTTCTTCATTTCTTTTTCCAGCAATTTTTGGATCGTAGCCTTCAAATCCGCATTCTGGAGTATAACAACTTACATCGTAGAAAGTACAGATTTCACCACAGTTTGGACATTTTTCAGGAACTTTTCCAGCATCGCCTTCAAACATGTATCCGC
This Methanococcus maripaludis C5 DNA region includes the following protein-coding sequences:
- a CDS encoding cation-translocating P-type ATPase; protein product: MEVKLKISGMTCAVCVKTIEKSVSKMDGVESITVNLLDESAVINFDEKIVSIEDIGIKIESLGYEVLGIAEEVEELPDKDVELKEKLKKIIVGAIFSIALFSMMYLEIPYKPYLAFLVSLPPLIYIALPIFKVGFNSLKVKSLNMDVMYSLGMGVAYVSALLVTFGLLPMNFMFYDTTIMLATLLTLGRYLEERAKGRTSEAIKKLMGLQVKTAKVIRNDEELEIPIEDVIVGDIIFIRPGEKIAVDGTVFDGDSYVDESMITGEPIPNPKKKGDSVIGGTINKNGILKITAEKIGKDTVLSQIIQLVKNAQISKSGIQNLADKAVSYFIPLVFTIAIVSSLYWFFNGGILLAVTTFISVMVIACPCALGLATPTAITVGVGRGAELGILIKDSKVFDVAGNLKCMIFDKTGTITKGEPEVDEIITDYTKEELLVIAGSFEKNSEHPLAIAIVKKADELNISLQEPEKFESITGMGVIGVLKDQRVFIGNRRLMEENNLSINEDYNKKISRLEENAKTVIIVALENKIIGIIAISDKIKENAKITIQNLREMGIESYMITGDNEKTAKVIGKEVGILEDHVFSNVLPEKKAEIVKSIQETAGGYVEFIGDGINDAPALSTADVGIAVGSGTDIAIETGEVVLMNDDLKYVTGFVKLSKRVLKQIKLNLFWAFAYNSILIPVAAGALYSYNIRFEPELAAFAMTLSSITIIGLSLLLKRYDPWK
- a CDS encoding rubredoxin-like domain-containing protein, with the translated sequence MVWWKCSNCGYMFEGDAGKVPEKCPNCGEICTFYDVSCYTPECGFEGYDPKIAGKRNEESRL
- a CDS encoding FprA family A-type flavoprotein — translated: MAVVLKEDVYWVGAIDWNIREFHGYETKDGSSYNSYLIVDENIVLIDTVKKYMFDEFYSRIKKIVDPEKIDYIVVNHVEMDHSSSLEKIMEISKATIITNAKAKEHLELHYTTKDWEYIIVDSGDSTNIGNRNLTFVKTPMLHWPDNMVTYCPEDKILFSNDAFGQHIASSERFDFEIDYAIDSAKEYFANILLPYRTLIPNAVKTVDTLETDLICPSHGIIWKDDISKIKEKYLEFASNDVSEKAIIVYDTMYKSTEKIGLSIAEGLMEGNVEVKVYKISETPISKIIAEILDAKYVLVGSPTLNINLYPEVARFLKYMEGLKPNKKIAVAFGSYGWAESATKHIKNTFNILSFDPVEDECLTCRFVPDEEHLKKCYEFGKKLAKM
- a CDS encoding DsrE family protein; this translates as MKACFLIFTYDKGGKPYVPIIFHALLFAKEMKEKGDEVKIVFEGEAVKWFNELLKADHPLKDHVEALKDDFVACEACSHMFDVFTSIKGKIALENELHGHVSLKKYLDNSYTVVEF
- the cutA gene encoding divalent cation tolerance protein CutA, which encodes MGKPTLVYTTFPSLENAKSIVGYLLEKKMIACANLREHEAHYFEYGDIVIKTEVGAFLKTAENKWDVLKDMINEIHPFETPVILKITIDDSNEEFKTWICDTTK
- a CDS encoding flavodoxin family protein, translating into MKILGISGSPRKEGTHFAVNYALDYLKDKGFETRYISVFQKKIEFCIHCDYCLRTKKGCVHKDGMQEIYDGLKWADAVILGSPCYNGTVSGQLKTIMDRCRAIFAEDIDVLRNKHGIGLSVGGDRNGGQEVVLKTIHDFYILNGVIPISGGSFGSNLGATFWSQDQGRKGVEEDSEGIRTLKRTLKKFQNCLIEKGE
- a CDS encoding heavy-metal-associated domain-containing protein is translated as MKELKLKISGMSCQMCVKTIKNLLSELEGIITVDIDLENGKGIITYDENILNEEKILKNEAFELYPAEKLI